The genome window TCTGTATCATTGTTGGATGGGGCACCATCGGTGCTACGTCCGTTAAAAATATCGGCTTCGAGTTGGGCCAAGAGCCGCTGCGCGACTTCGGGGTGACTCTCATAAAGATTCGTGGTTTCACCTGGATCTTTTTCCATGTCATAGAGCTGCGCCTTGGGCGTGTCTTTGGGCAATTGATTTTCTTTGGGACCTGTCCAACCAGCCGATCCTTTGGCCAACAGTAGTTTCCACTTTCCTTGACGGTAGCCAAAGTGACCACTGATCGAATGATGAATCACACCTGCCCGCGTCGAAACAATTTCTTCTCCGGACAAGGCTGGCAGAAAACTAACACTATCTTCAGCACTTTCTGCAGGGACTGCGGCACCAGTGATGTCTGCGGCTGTCGCAAACAAATCAGTCAGGCAAATCAATTGATCACTAGTCGAGCCAGCGGCCACATGTTTCGGCCAGCGGGCAATGAAAGGCACACGGTGCCCGCCATCCCAGAGGTCCGCTTTCGAACCACGAAAGCCTGCACTGACGATGTGTCCTTGCTCAGCAAGTGCATCAATGTCCGCCGCTTTGGAGGTGCCATTATCACTGCTAAAAATCACTAGAGTATTCTCCGTCAGTCCGTTCGCATCGAGTGCGGCCAGAATCTGCCCTACTCCATCATCTGTTTGCATGACGAAATCACCGTAGATTCCGAGACCACTGCGACCAATCCATTCAGGCGACGGCACGATCGGTGTATGCGGTGAACCGTAGGGCACATAGAGGAAAAACGGTGTCTCTTTTTCGGACGCGCGTGCTTCGATATATTCGACCGCCTTGCGCGTAATGCGTGGCAGCATATTCACTTCGTCTTCGTGCGCGATCACGGTGTCGTTTTCGATCACGCCCTTCATGTCACCGGCATGGTGGAAGCCATGGTAATAATCAAAACCACGATCCACTGGTCCATCGGGAATAGTGCTGCCAACAGGGGCGAGCGTTTTCTTCCCTTTTCGCTTAATCACTTTGCCGGTATCTGCATCGAGATACTGGAAGTTAAGATGCCACTTGCCAACGATGCCGGTATGGTAGCCCTGTGCTTTCAGAAAACTCGCCACGGTCGGACGGCCTTCAGCGATGAGATTCGGCTTGAAGCCCTGCACGACGCCTGCCTGTAGGGTCGTCCGCCAGCTATAGCGTCCTGTCATCAGACCATAACGTGTCGGTGTGCAAACCGCGGAACCTGAGTGCGCGTCTGTAAAGATCATTCCTTGAGCAGCGAGCTTGTCCACCGCAGGTGTTTTAATTTTTCCGTGTTCAGGATTCAGCACCTGAATATCGCCGTAACCAAGATCATCACAGAGGATAAACACGATGTTAGGTTGTTCCACTGCATTCGCAGTGATCGTCAACGCAAGCGAAGTGAGACAAAACGCGACTGCTTTATGCACATATTTTTTTATCATCATAATTATCTAATAGTTTTTATTTCTAACTGTAATTTCGGTTCTGCTTATTTCTTCGAAAGATTCTCTGAAACAGACGGTGCGACCTTCGACGGCAGATCGTTGCCGCGTGTGGATTTTTTCACATATGGATAACTGACGAGGAAGTTGTTCTCATCGATTAAGTTGATCAGGTAGTGAGTCGTCCCCTTGGGCAAGGTGGCGGTCACTAGATTGCCAGGCAACACGTCGGCAGGCATACGGAACCACTCTTCATCACTGTCGCCTCCATTGAATGTATACATCAACTGCGCGCGTGCGAGCTTCGCACCATTTTCTTGATAGCGATACGCAACACGATTGCCGTTTCTTTCATGAGACAACACGGACGGCACCGTTTCCTTATTAGGGAGTGCATCACTAAAATATGGGTTGTAGTATGGATAGCTCGCGTCCATCGCTTCCAACTGCTCGGTCAGCTTCGCATTCATTGCCTCTGCCTTCTCCGGCATCTTTTGAGCTAGATTATTGGATTCCTCGATGTCCACCCGTGTCTGCATTCCGTCCTCTGTCTTATAAAGCTGATACAGCTCTAACTCAGCATTGCTGGGATTCAAGTAGTCGTAGTTACGCACCAGCTTATAGTCACCGATCCGAATCGTGCTCTCCAGCGCCTGGCTATTGGGAAAGTGCCAAAACAGAGTGTCACGCACCTGCCCGTCTTCCTGTTTCACTAGCGCTGCATCAGTGGGATCCGTCGCCAGCAGTTCAGAAAGATCGCTACCGTCAAACTGATTACCTTCAGGCTTCTGCGTATCCGTCCAAGAGAGAATCGTCGGATAAAAATCCATGCCGTTCGCCATCACATCCGTTTGCACACCCGCAGCAATCCCTGGGCCAACGATAATCAGTGGCACACGTGTTCCCCCTTCCATGGCGGAAATCTTACCACGGTCTAATGGGTAGTTATCGGTGATCACTTCGCCGGGCATATTCTCCATACCGCCGTTGTCTGAGGTAAAGATGATGTAGGTGTTCTCACTCAACATATGTCCAGGCCAACGCGGATCCTCGGTCGTCTCTAAATAGTCGAACATTTGGCCCACGTAGTAGTCGAGTTCCTCGACCATGGCGGCGTAGAAAGGATTCGTTTGGCCCTCGCCTTTCCACTCCTGAGGGTTTTCTGGCAGCTCCACACCGAGCTTTTCGACATATTTCTTCAGCAACCGCTCGCTGCGCGTATGAATCGGCGCATGCACCAGCTTGGTGGCATAAAAAAGAAAAAAGGGCTGGTCTTTATGTTCGCGAACAAAGGTCAGTGCATCTTCGCTCAGTTCATGCGTGGCAAAACCGTTTTCATCGAGACGATACGGGTCTTTGGGATCGTCGGTCGCAAATCCAGTCAAACGATGTGGCGTCATTTTTCGAGTGGTGCCCGCATGACTGCGGGTCCAATCGAAGCCAATATCCTCTGGTTGAGGGTAAGAGAAGTGCTTCTTGGCCAAATGCCATTTACCACTATGCCCAGTGGTGTATCCGTTATCCTTGAGCGCTTGAGCCAGTGAGACATAGTCAGTCGACATACGTCCACTATACCAAGGCGGCATCATGCGATGAGCGCTCTTATGATACGCCGCGGGCGGCGTGCCACCGACCACATGCGTCAATTGAGTGCGCGCCGGATGCGCACCCGTCATAATGGCACCCCGACTCGGAGCGCAACTTGGAGCCGGCGAATACCCCTGCCAAAACATAACGCCCTTCTGCGCAAGCGCGTCGATGTTCGGTGTTTCAAATGGCGACGGTTCGTCGATGTCATAACACTTCACATCCTGCCAACCGAGATCATCGGCTAAGAGTAACAGTATATTCGGCTTTTCAGGGCGGCCATCTTCAGCCGAGGCAGTGCCAGCAAACAAAGCTGCAACAGCGACAACAGAGTAACCGACTCGAACAATATGCCCGAGTAACGGAAGAGATTTCTTTTTAGATAAATTCACTATTTATTCGTCCTTTCAAATGGATGCAATTACTGACCGCTCTTCCAGAGTTTGATCTGATCGACAGGAAGATCGTTCGCCTGCTTGGGACCTGCCGTGCTGCGACCATTGGCGACGTCTGCCTCGAGCTGCGCCATGAGTGTTTCAACGACCTCAGGGTTCTTCAGGTAGAGATTATTCTGTTCGCTGGGATCGGCTTCCAAATCGTAGAGCTGGCCTTTGGGTGCGTCGGCTACTTTAGACATGGTTTTCTCACTCGGCAGAGTCCAGCCACCAGAGCCTTTTGCCAAGAGGAGCTTCCACTTGCCCTGACGATAAGCGAAGTGCCCACTCACACTGTGGTTGATAATGCCCTTACGGGTGAACTCCACGGACTTTCCGCTAAAGAGCGGTAAGATACTTTCACTATCTTCGCCGGCATTTGCAGGTAGTTCTTTGCCAAGTAGCTCGGCACAAGTCGCGAGTAAATCGGTCTGACAAGTCAGCTCGTCAGAGACACTACCTGCTTTGATCACTTTCGGCCATTTAACCAGAAATGGCACGCGGTGGCCACCTTCCCACAAGTCTGCCTTGGAGCCACGGTATTGTGCACTGGCGAAGTGGCCATGGCCTTCCAGGTTCTTAAAGTTGGCGGCTTTGGAACAACCATTATCACTCGTCACGATGAGGATGGTATTTTCTGAAATGCCCTTAAAATCGAGCGCCTGAACGACTTGTCCGACGATGTCGTCGGTCTGCATCATGAAGTCGCCATAATGGCCGATACCACTCTTTCCCTGCCACTTCTTAGAAGGAACGATGGGCGTATGCGGCGATGGCAATGGCATGTAGATGAAGAAAGGCTTGTCGCTCTGATACTCGGAAATGTATTGGACTGTTTCCGCCGCAAGTTTGTCCAGAACATCAATGGCTTCAAAGTCCTCAGTCGCAGGCCCAGGGCGTTTGAACGCTTTAACATGCGTGCCTTCGCCGACCCAATTACGATCACGGATCCAAACATAAGGAGGAAAATCAAGCGACGCGGTAATACCAAACCAGGAATCAAATCCGAGGTCGACTGGGCCACCTTGAATGGTGCCCTGCCAATCGATATTGGAGAGTTCTGCAGGCGGAAATGCGCCCGTATTCAGCTTCTCTTTAATTCCGCCAGCTGCTCGCGCGGGCTTGCCGTCGATCGTCGCGATCTCCAGCCCCAAGTGCCACTTACCAATCATGGCAGTGGTATAACCATTGTCACTGAGGAAGCTCGGAACGGTCATGCGAGTCGTTGAAATGAGCGGTAAGCCGTAGCCATTGAGCACACCCTTTTGGAGTGTGGATCGCCAATTGTAGCGACCAGTGATAATACCGTAACGAGTCGGTGTGCAGACCGAGGACGTCGTGTGTGCATCGGTAAAGATCATGCCTTCCGCAGCCAGCTGATCCATATGTGGCGTCTTAATTTTACCACGCTCTGGATTCAGGCACTGAACATCGCCGTAGCCCATATCATCCGCTAAAATATAGACGATATTCGGTTGCGAATCTCCAAGTAATGAGAGTGGAAGCAAGGCAGCGAGTGCGCCGGCTTTTAAACTAGAGAAGAGACTTCGATTTTTCATTGAATCATTAATATATTTGTCGGTATGGAGCCGAAGGGGGCATTTGTATTTTCAGATTACTTATCAAATTCGAACATCACAGCTTCCTGTCCGCGCCAAACTTTGACCGTATGCTTTCCAGGTCGAAGTCTCTCGATGATCCGCGAAAAATCACGGGCCCCAGCAGTCGATGCTCGATCAAGCAATAGCACGACATCCCCGCTCTTGAACCCATAGTTTGATAATTGGCTGCCAACGGGCACATCCACGAGATACGTGCCAATCGTTTCCTGCATGCCGGTTGCACTGACATCCGCTAAGCTACTCAGCGAGCGAATCGTCGATCCGAGCACCTTCGCGTCGCGCGGTGCAGCATAGACGTTCGTGGCAAACCGTTCAGGCATGCGAAAGGACGGTGTTTCTGCCTGTGCTTTCAAGTGTTGCGAAGTCACTCCAAACCCAGTCATCGGGAAATTCTCAAATCCCACTTTCAGTGCGGGTGAGTCAGCTGCGACGGTAAAGTCCCCGACCTCTGGTGCCACGAAGCGAGCATTGCCATATAAACTATGGGCATCGTCCAAGGTCTGTTTCTGCAGGGCGACGGCGGGCTCTGTTTTCCGAGCCGCTGGATTATGCGCGAAGGTATAATCGCGAATGCCTCCCCAAAGCGTTGGATTTGAAGCAGAATAGATGGTCTTGCCCGCCACCACATTGCGCTCAAACACATCAGCCGTAGGTTTCGGGTAAGGCACATTACAAGTGTATCCGCCCATCACGACATTGTTGGTCACGATGCGCTTGTAGCCTTCTCGTGTCTTGAGGCCACCCCCCAAGCAGAGGTTGTTGTAGATCTCATAATTCGAGGAACCATCGTCGAGATCAATGTCCCAGCCGTGGTCACAGTGCATCCGATTATGACGCATGATCGTGGTTTGATACGCATCCCAGAACGGTGACTCTGGATATTTATCGACGTAGAAGCTAATGAGCGACTTACCATTTTCGTCCAATTCATTCGGGCCAGCTGGCATGGCACTATGCCAAATCCGATCACGCCCCCAGCTATTAAACGCACCGTGGTCATGTGTCTCCAAGACCGTCTCGAAGCAATCATTCCATTCGATCACATGTCCACCCCATGTTCCGTCGCAGACATTAATCGCCGCTCGTGGTGTATGGCTAATCGTATTATGGCGCACGGTGATTCTAGATGCCATCGATAGATTCACCCCTGCAGCCTGCTTCTCAAAACGGCCACAAAGCATCATCAAATTATCCTCTACTAAACAGTCAGCGGGATAGTCCTCGGACTTCGGACCCACCTCCGTATCAATCACATCCAGTGGTCGAGCCGCTGCACCGAAACTAAAGGCAGGGTCACGCACGGCTGCAAATGAGCCGACAAAGACCACATCCGAAGCACCATTTTCACGAAACAGGTTTCCACGAACAACGGTGCCACGATTGTAGCTATCGACTAAGACCGCATTGCCTCCGAGCTCTTCGAAGTCGCAGCCCTCGATCACAACCGCTTCCGTGCCACGCAGATGAACTGCGGCGCCACGATAGACGCTCCAATCACTACGAAGTAGTGGCTCGATGGTATCCATAAAGGTCCGAGCGGTGCCT of Lentimonas sp. CC4 contains these proteins:
- a CDS encoding sulfatase; the protein is MFAGTASAEDGRPEKPNILLLLADDLGWQDVKCYDIDEPSPFETPNIDALAQKGVMFWQGYSPAPSCAPSRGAIMTGAHPARTQLTHVVGGTPPAAYHKSAHRMMPPWYSGRMSTDYVSLAQALKDNGYTTGHSGKWHLAKKHFSYPQPEDIGFDWTRSHAGTTRKMTPHRLTGFATDDPKDPYRLDENGFATHELSEDALTFVREHKDQPFFLFYATKLVHAPIHTRSERLLKKYVEKLGVELPENPQEWKGEGQTNPFYAAMVEELDYYVGQMFDYLETTEDPRWPGHMLSENTYIIFTSDNGGMENMPGEVITDNYPLDRGKISAMEGGTRVPLIIVGPGIAAGVQTDVMANGMDFYPTILSWTDTQKPEGNQFDGSDLSELLATDPTDAALVKQEDGQVRDTLFWHFPNSQALESTIRIGDYKLVRNYDYLNPSNAELELYQLYKTEDGMQTRVDIEESNNLAQKMPEKAEAMNAKLTEQLEAMDASYPYYNPYFSDALPNKETVPSVLSHERNGNRVAYRYQENGAKLARAQLMYTFNGGDSDEEWFRMPADVLPGNLVTATLPKGTTHYLINLIDENNFLVSYPYVKKSTRGNDLPSKVAPSVSENLSKK
- a CDS encoding arylsulfatase; its protein translation is MMIKKYVHKAVAFCLTSLALTITANAVEQPNIVFILCDDLGYGDIQVLNPEHGKIKTPAVDKLAAQGMIFTDAHSGSAVCTPTRYGLMTGRYSWRTTLQAGVVQGFKPNLIAEGRPTVASFLKAQGYHTGIVGKWHLNFQYLDADTGKVIKRKGKKTLAPVGSTIPDGPVDRGFDYYHGFHHAGDMKGVIENDTVIAHEDEVNMLPRITRKAVEYIEARASEKETPFFLYVPYGSPHTPIVPSPEWIGRSGLGIYGDFVMQTDDGVGQILAALDANGLTENTLVIFSSDNGTSKAADIDALAEQGHIVSAGFRGSKADLWDGGHRVPFIARWPKHVAAGSTSDQLICLTDLFATAADITGAAVPAESAEDSVSFLPALSGEEIVSTRAGVIHHSISGHFGYRQGKWKLLLAKGSAGWTGPKENQLPKDTPKAQLYDMEKDPGETTNLYESHPEVAQRLLAQLEADIFNGRSTDGAPSNNDTDQIVLWKNEKVKKNK
- a CDS encoding arylsulfatase — protein: MKNRSLFSSLKAGALAALLPLSLLGDSQPNIVYILADDMGYGDVQCLNPERGKIKTPHMDQLAAEGMIFTDAHTTSSVCTPTRYGIITGRYNWRSTLQKGVLNGYGLPLISTTRMTVPSFLSDNGYTTAMIGKWHLGLEIATIDGKPARAAGGIKEKLNTGAFPPAELSNIDWQGTIQGGPVDLGFDSWFGITASLDFPPYVWIRDRNWVGEGTHVKAFKRPGPATEDFEAIDVLDKLAAETVQYISEYQSDKPFFIYMPLPSPHTPIVPSKKWQGKSGIGHYGDFMMQTDDIVGQVVQALDFKGISENTILIVTSDNGCSKAANFKNLEGHGHFASAQYRGSKADLWEGGHRVPFLVKWPKVIKAGSVSDELTCQTDLLATCAELLGKELPANAGEDSESILPLFSGKSVEFTRKGIINHSVSGHFAYRQGKWKLLLAKGSGGWTLPSEKTMSKVADAPKGQLYDLEADPSEQNNLYLKNPEVVETLMAQLEADVANGRSTAGPKQANDLPVDQIKLWKSGQ
- a CDS encoding peptide-binding protein, with the protein product MNRTFFTIAGLLAASCSVHALDIYVSPVGNDSQAGTKTQPVATITAARDLLRDSGKLGTEPCEVIFAAGVYRLSEPVTFTPADSGSEAYPVTYRAVDGADVVLTGAQTITSEWELWQDGIYRTQVGEMDAIDQLIVNGSRQILARYPDLGAGYVLGPNQKHVGGKAGNAPYDGCTPDAWDASKAKEWADPTGAFMHGMHGGLWGSQHYRVLGKDAKGELLFEGGWQNNRHRSAHRSYRMIENIFEELDAPGEWYHDAQGGWLYYQPAKGVDMASAQFEAVLQLKHLIEFYGAHKQPVATMDIVDSGNGLKVTSVKNYETTEAVKHIRLEGISFRGTARTFMDTIEPLLRSDWSVYRGAAVHLRGTEAVVIEGCDFEELGGNAVLVDSYNRGTVVRGNLFRENGASDVVFVGSFAAVRDPAFSFGAAARPLDVIDTEVGPKSEDYPADCLVEDNLMMLCGRFEKQAAGVNLSMASRITVRHNTISHTPRAAINVCDGTWGGHVIEWNDCFETVLETHDHGAFNSWGRDRIWHSAMPAGPNELDENGKSLISFYVDKYPESPFWDAYQTTIMRHNRMHCDHGWDIDLDDGSSNYEIYNNLCLGGGLKTREGYKRIVTNNVVMGGYTCNVPYPKPTADVFERNVVAGKTIYSASNPTLWGGIRDYTFAHNPAARKTEPAVALQKQTLDDAHSLYGNARFVAPEVGDFTVAADSPALKVGFENFPMTGFGVTSQHLKAQAETPSFRMPERFATNVYAAPRDAKVLGSTIRSLSSLADVSATGMQETIGTYLVDVPVGSQLSNYGFKSGDVVLLLDRASTAGARDFSRIIERLRPGKHTVKVWRGQEAVMFEFDK